One Aspergillus oryzae RIB40 DNA, chromosome 2 genomic window carries:
- the yap1 gene encoding putative bZIP transcription factor AP-1/Yap1 (predicted protein), giving the protein MADYNTLYHQGLYLSPDQQDLLLAALSSNQPPQKQQNDKQRSQAKTDPDSTPGNMSSGSFSMSPGFNKTHPGSGGLGYGDDESPFLDFNPELDFDFPGSENLIGDLPGSLPSEEHEVGEKRKDMSDNENEESGKKRRESDDKAAKKPGRKPLTSEPTSKRKAQNRAAQRAFRERKEKHLKDLETKVDELQKASDDANQENGLLRAQVERLQVELREYRKRLSWLTTGSGISAMSAIPSAHSRNLYGLNNNDFMFDFPKFGDLPGGHIFNGPLTKSNQNKPRDGSSPATSDSQVPGVMTRETLNGSNNRGMPTAKAANGVSNNPSPKVPSVYNIRQSASSHDSSNSCSPSSSSDSHQSQMLSSNGTSPEPSSNSPATKLNDSVQNHHACTYSTIDAVRGKSESVSNTPSQPNNNYEQTPGPGLDLLAQQNGGQFDPVLFGDWREPQDAILSQDFGTFFDDAFPLPDLGSPSHNFNEVANPQPPKKDLIAEIDNKLDEEVVPGEDKSQMLSCTKIWDRLQSMEKFRNGEIDVDNLCSELRTKARCSEGGVVVNQKDVEDIMGRVK; this is encoded by the exons ATGGCCGATTACAATACCCTCTATCATCAAGGTCTATACCTCTCCCCCGATCAacaagaccttcttcttgccgCTCTTTCCTCCAACCAACCCCCTCAAAAACAACAGAACGATAAGCAAAGATCCCAAGCGAAGACAGATCCAGACAGCACTCCTGGAAACATGTCGTCTGGCAGCTTCAGCATGTCACCAGGATTCAATAAAACGCATCCTGGCTCCGGTGGATTGGGTTACGGAGATGATGAGAGTCCTTTCCTAGACTTTAACCCGGAGCTTGACTTTGATTTTCCGGGCTCCGAGAATCTAATTGGTGACCTACCGGGAAGTCTCCCGTCTGAGGAACACGAGGTAGGCGAAAAGCGGAAGGATATGTCGGACAACGAAAACGAAGAGTCGGGAAAGAAGCGCAGAGAAAGCGATGACAAAGCAGCGAAAAAACCAGGTAGAAAGCCGTTGACTTCAGAGCCTACTTCG AAGCGCAAGGCGCAGAATCGTGCAGCGCAGCGGGCATTCCGTGAGCGCAAGGAGAAGCATTTGAAGGACTTGGAGACCAAAGTGGATGAGTTGCAGAAGGCCTCTGACGATGCAAACCAGGAGAACGGACTACTCCGCGCTCAGGTCGAGCGTTTGCAAGTGGAGCTCAGGGAGTACCGCAAGCGTCTCTCATGGCTGACTACCGGCAGTGGAATCTCTGCCATGAGCGCTATCCCGAGCGCTCATTCTAGGAATTTGTACGGCCTCAATAACAACGACTTCATGTTCGATTTCCCCAAGTTCGGAGACCTTCCCGGAGGGCACATCTTTAATGGCCCATTGACCAAGTCAAACCAAAACAAGCCTAGGGATGGTTCTTCTCCGGCGACAAGCGACTCCCAAGTTCCAGGTGTTATGACTCGGGAAACACTCAACGGCTCAAACAACCGTGGAATGCCAACTGCCAAAGCCGCTAATGGAGTCTCCAACAACCCCTCTCCTAAGGTTCCATCGGTGTACAATATCAGACAGTCCGCATCATCACATGATTCCTCCAATTCTTgttctccatcatcctcatcggaCTCACACCAAAGTCAGATGCTGTCTTCGAATGGCACATCGCCGGAACCGTCATCAAATTCGCCTGCTACGAAGCTTAATGACAGTGTTCAAAATCATCATGCTTGTACCTATAGCACCATTGATG CTGTGAGAGGCAAAAGCGAGAGCGTGTCGAATACCCCCAgccaacccaacaacaactacGAACAAACACCCGGACCTGGACTGGACCTTCTGGCGCAGCAGAATGGGGGTCAGTTCGATCCAGTGCTGTTCGGAGACTGGCGAGAACCTCAAGATGCAATTTTGTCGCAGGACTTCGGTACCTTCTTTGACGATGCCTTCCCCTTGCCGGATCTGGGAAGTCCATCTCACAATTTTAATGAGGTGGCTAACCCGcagccaccgaagaaggaTTTGATTGCTGAAATCGACAACAAAttggatgaggaggtggtgCCTGGGGAGGACAAATCACAGATGTTGTCTTGCACCAAGATTTG GGACCGCCTGCAGTCTATGGAGAAGTTCCGCAATGGCGAAATTGACGTCGACAATCTTTGCTCCGAATTGCGTACGAAGGCCCGCTGTTCGGAGGGTGGTGTAGTTGTGAACCAAAAGGACgtggaggatatcatggGTCGCGTCAAATAA
- a CDS encoding uncharacterized protein (predicted protein), which translates to MSDVAALEAEVKEFKLQLETVQSSLQVDPDNTELQSLKTELEELINLTETSIAELKPPAPSTLKTSLPLKDQGPRGSYSTSQTGYRKPTVEQTEESVPPASFSVNEHVLARWTSGDNSFYPARITSITGSSSNPVYLVSFKSYGTVESLTAKDLRPISGNDSRKRKADGSSGNSASQSPAPQLPNSSVISAAADINPALANQARQEPSKVGDGPARPAKAPRKVKANRELEAGKMKWKDFASKGKLGRKESMFRTGDSVSARVGFTGSGQKMRKDPTRTRHVYQQAEDEGY; encoded by the exons ATGTCGGACGTGGCAGCTCTGGAAGCCGAGGTCAAGGAATTCAAGCTACAG CTTGAAACCGTCCAATCGAGTTTGCAGGTAGATCCAGATAATACGGAACTTCAGAGTCTCAAAACTGAGTTGGAAGAACTTATTAACCTCACCGAAACCTCCATCGCCGAGCTCAAACCTCCCGCCCCGTCCACGTTGAAAACATCGCTTCCGCTAAAAGATCAAGGACCCCGGGGTAGCTATTCCACATCTCAGACGGGATATCGAAAGCCAACAGTTGAGCAGACGGAAGAGTCGGTCCCACCGGCATCTTTCTCCGTTAATGAACATGTTCTTGCTCGTTGGACTTCGGGCGACAACTCCTTCTACCCTGCCCGCATCACCTCCATCACTGGCTCCTCCAGCAACCCTGTTTACCTGGTCTCCTTCAAGTCCTACGGCACGGTGGAATCATTAACTGCAAAAGACCTTAGGCCTATCTCTGGCAATGATTCGCGTAAACGCAAGGCTGATGGAAGCTCAGGCAATTCCGCATCCCAATCCCCAGCACCACAACTGCCAAACTCGAGCGTGatctctgcagctgcagataTCAATCCCGCATTGGCGAACCAGGCGCGGCAAGAGCCAAGCAAGGTAGGCGATGGCCCCGCGCGTCCCGCAAAGGCACCTCGGAAGGTCAAAGCCAACCGCGAGCTTGAGGCGGGTAagatgaagtggaaggaTTTTGCGAGCAAGGGAAAGCTGGGACGGAAAGAGAGCATGTTCCGGACTGGAGACAGTGTCAGCGCCCGAG TGGGCTTTACTGGGTCTGGTCAAAAGATGCGCAAAGACCCCACCAGGACGCGACATGTGTATCAACAAGCCGAGGATGAAGGCTACTGA